In Nocardia sp. NBC_00403, the DNA window ACTGCGGCCCTCGACGATCAGCCAGTCCCCTGTCTTTGCTTGCATGACGCCGACCTCCTTGTTTCTGGTCGAATCCATCGTTGCGACGGGCATCGAATCAACGGTAGGGCCGTTGGTCGCTGCGTCGAGGTGTTTTTGTCGTCGCGAGGCTCGCTGCGCTGCCGGAATCAGCCGATGACGGTCGAACCCACGATCGTGCGAAGGAAGGAACCGTAATAGTCACGGCCCGAAACATGATGCACTCCGGCGTGGAAACCATCACCGAGAGCGACTCCCTAGCGGGGACCCCACGCTGTCGCCGACAAGGACGAGATGACGCGCGACGTGAACCACGCTCCCAGTACTGGCGTATCCCGGTTCGCCGCGCTCGCCCGTACCGGCGACGGTGTGCACCGCGCCGAGGTGGTGGACGACGCTGCGGTGACGCCCGATCGCTGAACGACGGCCCCTTCACGATGGCGCGCGACCTGCGCTGGTGGCTGCCTGATGTCGCATACAAAGTAATCATGGATCGACTGCGTCGAGGACCCAAACCGGCGCTGTGACCGGAATCGCCACCGTCGCTGGTCGTCCCCGCAGCCCGGCGTGCGGCGCGGCCCGGTCGGCGCCACGCGATTGCAGGCCCAGCGCGATGCCCTCTACCACGTCCGGATCATCTGTCGCCGGCGCCCGCGCCGAGTATCGCGGGCGGGAGCGAAGTCCGGCCTTGTCGAGCGTGATTCAGCGCTGACGTACCACGATGATCGGGCACTGCACCGAGTGCAACAGCGCGTTGCTCGTGGAGCCGAGCAGCATCCCGGCGAATCCGCCGCGCCCGTGACTGCCCACGACCACCAGCTGCGCACGCTCCGACTCGTCGAGCAGACAGCGAACGGGCCTGTCACGCAAAAGAACCCGTGTCATGGATACATCCGGGTAGCGCTCCGCAAAGCCGGCGAGGCTTTCGGCCAATACCGCGTCCTCGGACTCGCGGATGGCATCCCAGCTGGAAACGGCAATATCGAGCCTGCTCGTCTGGTCACTCCACGCGTGCAGGGCCGTCAGCGAAACCTTGCGCCGCGAGGCCTCGTCGAAGGCGAGTTCGAGGGCAGGCATGCTGTTCGCGGTGCCGTCGACCCCGACCAGCACCGGTTTGACCGACGACAGCACATCGGTCGCCGACGTCGAATGCACCACGGC includes these proteins:
- a CDS encoding universal stress protein, whose protein sequence is MAERIAPPSEPIVVAVDGSATAGHAAVWAAVDAGLHHCQLLIVTSVSIPKEYGPGVVLTDADTEWLREDAERVLTEATRVARAACGEALDIKTKLIFDPIIPYLIDRSRRARMVVVGNRGRGAIRRGLLGSVSTAVARHSQCPVAVVHSTSATDVLSSVKPVLVGVDGTANSMPALELAFDEASRRKVSLTALHAWSDQTSRLDIAVSSWDAIRESEDAVLAESLAGFAERYPDVSMTRVLLRDRPVRCLLDESERAQLVVVGSHGRGGFAGMLLGSTSNALLHSVQCPIIVVRQR